One Lycium barbarum isolate Lr01 chromosome 5, ASM1917538v2, whole genome shotgun sequence genomic window carries:
- the LOC132641570 gene encoding AAA-ATPase At3g28580-like: MMQDVWTQLGPAIAAIMFSWTMYQNYFPHELRGLIRRYTDKIVSYFYPYMHIIVHEYESEGWFERNKAYVAIERYLSKNSCTQAKRLKANTVKDGQSLVLTMDDHEEITDEYKDEKVWWISSKLAANKQTIALWKEDDKRYFKLKFHRKNRELVTESYLKYVLEEGKAISVRERQRKLYTNNKGETGGGYRYRGWRMWSGVVFEHPSTFDTLAMDPNKKKEIMDDLETFSKSKDYYAKIGKAWKRGYLLYGPPGTGKSSMIAAMANYLQYDIYDLELTSVKDNTELRKLLIDTTSKSIIVIEDIDCSLDLTGQREKNKKKDEEDKEKDEKDAIKEKMKRGEGKEKQSEVTLSGLLNFIDGLWSAIGGERLIVFTTNYVEKLDPALIRRGRMDKHIVLSYCCFESFKVLANNYLDVESHVHFPEIRRLLGETNMTPADIAENLMPKSSKENADTCLERLIKALETAKEEAKLKAEKEEEERAKAEMEKEEKEEKKKELAATEEAKNADGVSEKEKSESNGAKENGDVSKG; this comes from the coding sequence ATGATGCAAGATGTTTGGACTCAGTTGGGTCCAGCCATTGCAGCAATCATGTTCTCCTGGACCATGTACCAGAACTATTTTCCTCATGAACTTCGTGGTCTTATTAGGAGGTATACGGATAAAATCGTGAGCTATTTCTACCCTTATATGCACATAATTGTTCATGAGTATGAAAGTGAGGGGTGGTTCGAGCGGAACAAAGCTTACGTAGCAATCGAAAGGTACCTGAGCAAGAACTCTTGCACACAAGCTAAGCGCCTCAAAGCCAACACGGTGAAAGATGGTCAATCTCTTGTCCTAACCATGGATGATCATGAGGAGATAACCGATGAATATAAAGATGAGAAGGTTTGGTGGATTTCGAGCAAATTAGCAGCCAACAAACAGACAATTGCTTTGTGGAAGGAGGATGACAAGAGGTATTTCAAGCTCAAATTTCACAGAAAGAATCGCGAGCTTGTCACAGAGTCATACTTGAAGTATGTGTTGGAAGAAGGGAAGGCGATATCTGTGAGAGAACGACAGAGAAAGCTATACACAAACAATAAGGGAGAGACAGGTGGTGGGTACAGATATAGGGGGTGGAGGATGTGGAGTGGAGTAGTGTTTGAGCATCCATCAACATTCGATACTCTGGCCATGGATCCAAACAAGAAGAAAGAGATTATGGATGATCTCGAAACATTCAGCAAGTCAAAAGACTATTATGCGAAGATTGGAAAGGCGTGGAAGCGCGGTTATCTTCTTTATGGTCCCCCAGGAACGGGTAAATCTAGCATGATTGCTGCTATGGCTAATTACTTGCAATATGATATCTATGATCTCGAACTGACATCGGTTAAGGACAACACCGAGCTAAGAAAATTGCTGATAGATACTACAAGTAAATCTATTATTGTGATTGAAGACATCGATTGCTCCCTTGACCTTACGGGTCAAAGGgagaagaataagaagaaagaCGAGGAAGATAAAGAAAAAGATGAGAAAGATGCCATCAAGGAGAAGATGAAAAGAGGAGAGGGGAAAGAAAAGCAAAGTGAGGTAACTTTATCTGGACTTTTGAACTTCATTGATGGTCTATGGTCAGCTATTGGTGGTGAAAGGCTTATTGTCTTCACCACCAACTATGTGGAAAAGCTTGATCCTGCTCTAATTCGGAGGGGGAGGATGGATAAACATATTGTGCTGTCCTACTGTTGCTTTGAGTCCTTCAAGGTGCTTGCAAATAATTATCTTGACGTCGAATCTCATGTTCACTTTCCTGAGATTCGTCGGTTATTGGGGGAAACTAATATGACTCCTGCTGATATTGCTGAGAATTTGATGCCTAAGTCTTCGAAGGAAAATGCAGACACTTGCTTGGAGAGATTGATTAAAGCCCTTGAAACTGCAAAGGAGGAAGCAAAATTGAAGgctgagaaagaagaagaagagagagcaAAGGCTGAGATGGAGAAGGAAGAGaaggaggagaaaaagaaagaattagCAGCTACTGAAGAAGCCAAGAATGCTGATGGTGTAAGCGAAAAAGAGAAGTCAGAAAGTAATGGTGCTAAGGAAAATGGTGATGTTAGCAAAGGTTGA
- the LOC132641569 gene encoding sphinganine C4-monooxygenase 1-like: MMGSENNYVSDELLGTFLPIVVYWVYSGLYSMLGGMDNYRLHSKKDEDEKNLVSKKEIVKGVLLQQVVQAVVATLLFAVTGNDGESDGDQHASIFVLERQFFVAMVMLDTWQYFMHRYMHQNKFLYKHIHAQHHRLIVPYVFGALYNHPLEGLILDTVSGALAFLVSGMSPRTSIFFFSFATIKAVDDHCGLWLPGNLFHIFFKNNSAYHDIHHQLYGTKFNYSQPFFVTWDRIFGTYMPYELEKRQEGGFEAKPVKDCKEH; this comes from the exons ATGATGGGTAGTGAGAATAATTATGTATCAGATGAATTGTTGGGAACATTTTTACCAATAGTTGTATATTGGGTATATTCAGGATTGTATTCAATGCTTGGGGGTATGGATAATTATAGGTTACATTCAAAGAAAGATGAGGATGAAAAGAATTTAGTGTCAAAAAAAGAAATTGTTAAAGGTGTTCTTCTTCAACAGGTTGTTCAGGCTGTTGTTGCCACGCTTTTATTCGCG GTCACTGGAAATGATGGTGAATCTGATGGGGATCAACATGCTTCCATCTTTGTTCTTGAAAGGCAGTTCTTTGTTGCCATGGTGATGTTAGATACTTGGCAATATTTTATGCATCGGTACATGCACCAAAACAAGTTCTTGTACAAGCATATCCATGCTCAACATCACCGGCTTATTGTTCCGTATGTATTTGGAGCTTTGTACAACCACCCTTTAGAGGGCCTGATTCTCGACACAGTCAGTGGGGCTTTAGCTTTCCTTGTATCGGGCATGTCACCACGTACCTCCATCTTCTTTTTCTCATTTGCTACAATCAAGGCGGTTGATGATCATTGCGGACTATGGTTGCCCGGAAACCTCTTCCATATCTTCTTTAAAAACAACTCGGCTTACCATGATATTCATCACCAGCTTTACGGGACCAAGTTTAACTATTCACAGCCCTTCTTTGTGACATGGGATAGGATATTTGGAACGTACATGCCATATGAACTTGAGAAGAGACAAGAAGGAGGTTTTGAAGCTAAGCCTGTTAAAGATTGCAAGGAGCATTGA